A window from Heteronotia binoei isolate CCM8104 ecotype False Entrance Well chromosome 15, APGP_CSIRO_Hbin_v1, whole genome shotgun sequence encodes these proteins:
- the LRRC3C gene encoding leucine-rich repeat-containing protein 3C, producing the protein MPFVDWFLYHSVAMWLLLQSFVLIAFCFHSATTYPKGCYPSSEDGLKTFRCSKAHLTVVPKDIPNDTNKLFLDYNQISFLPNDAFHNLPLLMELDLSHNAISRVEVGAFRGLPEGLHSLDLSSNKLVSVNKDVFNPLKAKANLSGNPWLCDCTLQQLIERVELVAGTSDGIVCDASVRKEHIGKPFLQLVGDIDFCNIYKKTTDIAMLVTMFGWFAMVISYLIYYVRQNQEDARRHLEYLKSLPSKQKKSEESSTISTVV; encoded by the coding sequence ATGCCTTTTGTGGACTGGTTCCTGTACCACTCAGTGGCTATGTGGCTTCTCCTCCAGAGTTTCGTCCTGATAGCCTTTTGCTTCCACTCGGCCACCACCTACCCCAAGGGCTGCTACCCTTCCAGCGAAGACGGCTTGAAAACCTTCCGTTGCAGCAAAGCTCATCTGACCGTCGTCCCGAAGGACATACCCAACGACACCAACAAGCTGTTCCTGGATTACAATCAGATCTCCTTCCTGCCCAACGATGCCTTCCACAACTTGCCGCTTCTGATGGAACTCGACCTGTCTCACAATGCCATCAGCCGGGTGGAAGTCGGGGCTTTCCGGGGCTTGCCGGAAGGCCTACATTCTTTGGACTTGTCCTCCAACAAGCTGGTGTCCGTCAACAAGGACGTTTTTAACCCGCTCAAAGCCAAAGCCAACCTGTCCGGCAACCCTTGGCTCTGCGACTGCACGCTCCAGCAACTCATCGAGAGAGTAGAGCTGGTTGCCGGCACTTCCGACGGGATTGTGTGCGATGCGTCCGTGCGGAAGGAGCACATCGGCAAGCCGTTCTTACAGCTGGTCGGGGACATAGACTTCTGCAACATCTACAAGAAGACCACCGACATCGCCATGCTGGTCACCATGTTTGGCTGGTTTGCCATGGTCATCTCGTACCTGATCTATTACGTCCGGCAGAACCAAGAAGATGCCCGGCGGCACCTAGAGTATCTCAAGTCCTTGCCCAGCAAGCAGAAGAAGTCCGAGGAGTCTTCGACGATTAGCACTGTGGTGTga